A window of the Leishmania mexicana MHOM/GT/2001/U1103 complete genome, chromosome 29 genome harbors these coding sequences:
- a CDS encoding putative vacuolar assembly protein vps41, whose product MKRHDSSGDTSANPSPLSPLPVPVQEADHAHDGSRASRSSSSAPASHHTLEKEEATGCDATRHSFPGGGEKAGDDDIDGTENDSYTSYYEYDSGYDEENGSFVDSDNRHGSGSVDDDRSSTATTLQPQEDLLRFLSYTLAGAALEDHRLMAMEAFRHILVLGTNQGTVAVVEPSTGKLKEVYTNHHEPICDVDCTINELYIAACDKAGYVTIQSRRDVRDVWMAELSGPIESVALHPLYHRMDSCPMVCSGATKVLLLTKGVLWSNSRRVTTLQEGRGRIHKVRWCHTAAIDVVAWLSDAEITLYNMKSGAVARRVSLPGLTAQNALYPPTLRWEQNLSRDPAAAATSTATLLCGWGDVVQEVRLHGGPHVRRPSGGGLFGVDRSPRSTLLQGGWRGKSSSPSPPRASFSSAAPAPSPSPTTSADAAGQAPCVVELRTSQPLRPSSTLFPYRVCGIAPYGPQRYVVLAGIVERGTEGVLKDLEVRVVDRDSLTDVYRGRMPIRFIHPLQLHLTYLELLPSLTAKSASATSPHQLALPADPLAPSPMTQYFILSVDTIVKAVPSDIDDHVEFLLRTSQFQRAYQYAAAHARQLRRHVLEHVGEQWLMHLFHNRSTEEGALKIVELLPELIPRDNSAAWEQWIYRLDTCGESWRLIALLPASTGASAEYRVSSTPDMEEELDACAEHSDAAARSLPRPVATLQTPIQREYYDLVLLRCLRHDPSLFFAALHRFHALFSVPVVLKATEVAYREQCAAPAWWEGDDSEEDKNDNEDRHGQTRDATVSGASFTLSAASADQSGVQSVAPASLPLTTPKGTSEETSATGEVSHPSQVTTAGAGATSAPSMSRTSRWSLVASYGFLLRCAGRYEEALQVLLHLPASPRSDREVFGLIRDQQLFHKACELLPELLHRREDATLQLLMEHVAGATGRNSVTDGGDAALASQVVVAEAGGTAPSSPSPPTLDVLQYGSAQDPLCTESVIRRLENSDRLHLLRYLNLVQNRYPEVFAQAAQQHAQLVATLYIDYDRPSLLPFLKQMSMYVERIRELHALCHKHHFLEEEIFLLFRMGREDEALRILVEKMHDLRRALKFVVSVPDLEEQAALFTRLVDYTVAYNASLPTCNLNSAQGATDGSGVRMRYVMHYTKPNETYVSIAEQYHVALEYVCKANGVLSAPGGAVPPPPSAAVETSKRRASCSSPLQGKGEAQRRPSCDADAANDLPAPPPQCVVPLNLFGDFLRTLAEPQFLEHPALDVRLVLPKLPSREPILHAGSSIAAIAHTMAEEIAFFSTVAKVGENDLMGYYGQLLKRRTAAIAMGRRRHPGESGTTATTEAATMAMHAAGGLAGGPAAVHRCAACRQLVAQPVVVFSCQHMYHPACVLQYLRKSPMDAFTGGGGAAFGGRAGGAVSVMRDGAALALPVTSTSAAGAETMEGQLRKLLVYCRACRQHSGEQS is encoded by the coding sequence ATGAAGCGCCACGACAGTAGCGGCGACACCAGCGCGAACCCGTCCcctctgtcgccgctgccggtgcctgTGCAAGAAGCCGACCACGCGCACGACGGCAGCCGGgcgagcaggagcagcagcagcgctcctgCTTCTCACCACACGCTTGAAAAGGAAGAGGCTACCGGGTGCGACGCTACTCGGCATAGCTtccccggcggcggcgagaaggccggcgacgatgacaTAGACGGCACCGAGAACGACAGCTACACGAGTTACTACGAGTACGACAGCGGATATGACGAGGAGAATGGTAGTTTCGTTGACAGTGACAACCGCcatggcagcggcagcgtggatGATGACCGATCCTCGACGGCGACTACTCTGCAACCGCAGGAGGATCTCTTGCGCTTTCTCAGCTACACGCTCGCCGGGGCCGCGCTGGAGGATCACCGACTCATGGCGATGGAAGCATTCCGCCACATCCTTGTGCTCGGCACGAACCAGGGAACCGTCGCAGTCGTCGAGCCGTCCACCGGAAAACTCAAGGAGGTGTACACGAACCATCACGAACCGATCTGCGATGTGGACTGTACCATCAACGAGCTCTACATCGCGGCGTGCGACAAGGCCGGGTATGTCACGATTCAAAGCCGCCGTGATGTGAGGGACGTGTGGATGGCGGAGCTGAGCGGCCCGATCGAGTCCGTCGCCCTGCACCCCCTGTACCACAGGATGGACAGCTGTCCGATGGTGTGCAGCGGGGCGACCAAGGTACTCCTGCTCACCAAAGGTGTGCTGTGGAGCAACAGTCGGCGCGTCACGACTCTGCAGGAAGGACGGGGGCGCATTCACAAGGTCCGCTGGTGCCACACGGCCGCGATCGACGTTGTCGCGTGGCTATCGGATGCGGAGATAACCCTCTACAACATGAAGAGCGGGGCCGTGGCGCGCCGCGTTTCTTTGCCCGGGCTCACCGCGCAGAACGCCTTGTACCCACCCACGCTGCGATGGGAGCAGAATTTGTCGAGGGACccggccgcagctgccacctCCACGGCCACGTTACTGTGTGGATGGGGCGACGTGGTGCAAGAGGTCCGGCTGCACGGCGGCCCGCACGTGCGTCGACCGAGCGGCGGGGGCCTCTTTGGTGTAGATCGGTCTCCTCGCTCCACCTTATTGCAGGGCGGATGGCGAGGCAAGTCCTCGTCGCCATCCCCGCCGCGCGCGTCATTCAGCAGTGCTGCTCCGgcaccatcgccatcgcCAACCACCTCGGCTGATGCGGCTGGGCAGGCGCCGTGCGTTGTAGAGCTGCGCACGTCACAGCCACTTCGACCGAGCAGTACCTTGTTCCCTTACCGAGTCTGCGGCATCGCCCCCTATGGACCGCAGCGGTACGTCGTGCTGGCAGGCATCGTCGAGCGCGGCACGGAGGGGGTACTGAAAGACTTGgaggtgcgcgtggtggACCGCGACTCTTTGACCGACGTCTACCGCGGTCGCATGCCCATCCGCTTCATCCATCCATTGCAGCTTCACCTCACCTATCTCGAGCTTCTGCCGTCGCTCACTGCGAAGTCGGCATCTGCGAcgtcgccgcaccagctCGCCTTGCCAGCGGACCCGTTGGCACCGTCTCCCATGACGCAGTACTTCATCCTCTCCGTCGACACAATTGTGAAGGCGGTGCCGTCCGACATTGATGACCACGTCGAGTtcctgctgcgcaccagtCAGTTTCAGCGCGCCTACCAGTACGccgcggcacatgcgcgtcagctgcggcggcacgtCCTGGAGCACGTGGGAGAGCAGTGGCTCATGCATCTCTTTCACAACCGTagcacagaggagggggcgtTGAAGATTGTCGAGCTGCTCCCGGAGCTGATTCCGCGCGACAACAGCGCTGCATGGGAGCAGTGGATCTACCGCCTCGACACATGTGGTGAGTCGTGGCGGCTCATCGCGCTCCTGCCAGCCAGCACAGGTGCCTCCGCCGAATACAGGGTGTCCAGCACGCCcgacatggaggaggagctggacgCGTGTGCCGAGCACTCTGACGCCGCGgcccgctccctccctcgcccagTCGCCACCCTGCAGACGCCCATTCAGCGGGAGTACTACGacctggtgctgctgcgctgcctccgccacgaccCGAgcctcttcttcgccgcgTTACACAGGTTTCACGCGCTCTTCAGCGTGCCTGTCGTACTCaaggcgacggaggtggcgtACCGAGAGCAgtgcgccgctcccgccTGGTGGGAGGGCGATGACAGCGAGGAGGATAAGAACGATAACGAAGACAGGCATGGGCAGACAAGGGACGCGACGGTGTCTGGCGCGAGTTTTACCCtcagcgctgcctccgctgaTCAAAGTGGCGTGCAATCGGTGGCACCGGCTTCACTTCCGTTGACTACTCCGAAAGGCACTTCGGAGGAGACGAGCGCCACAGGGGAAGTCTCGCATCCATCTCAGGTGACCACGGCAGGTGCCGGCGCTACGTCTGCCCCGTCGATGAGCCGAACATCGCGGTGGTCGTTGGTGGCCAGCTACGGCTTCCTTCTCCGATGCGCCGGTCGgtacgaggaggcgctgcaagTGTTACTGCACTTGCCTGCCTCTCCACGCAGCGACCGTGAAGTCTTTGGCCTCATCCGTGACCAGCAGCTTTTCCACAAGGCGTGCGAGCTGCTTCCGGAGTTGCTGCACAGAAGGGAAGACGCTACCTTGCAGCTGCTCATGGAGCACGTGGCAGGGGCGACAGGCCGCAACAGCGTAAcagacggcggtgacgcggcCCTGGCTTCCCAAGTTGTCGTCGCAGAAGCCGGTGGTACCGCGCCatcttcgccgtcgccgccgacgctggATGTGTTGCAGTACGGCTCTGCCCAGGACCCACTCTGCACCGAGTCCGTCATCAGGCGCCTCGAGAACAGCGATCggctgcacctgctgcggtATCTAAACCTTGTACAAAATCGTTACCCGGAGGTGTTCGCTCAAGCtgcccagcagcacgcccAGCTGGTGGCAACGCTTTACATCGACTACGACCGCCCGTCCCTGCTCCCGTTTCTCAAGCAGATGTCCATGTACGTGGAGCGCATTCGTGAGTTGCATGCGCTCTGCCACAAGCACCACTTcctcgaggaggagatctTTCTTCTGTTTCGCATGGGccgcgaggacgaggcgctgcgcatcctTGTGGAAAAGATGCACGACCTCCGACGCGCCTTGAAGTTTGTCGTCTCCGTCCCAGACCTCgaggagcaggcggcgctgttCACGCGACTCGTCGACTACACCGTGGCGTACAACGCAAGCCTGCCAACGTGCAACCTGAACAGCGCACAGGGCGCCACGGACGGGTCTGGCGTTCGGATGCGCTATGTGATGCACTATACAAAGCCAAACGAAACGTATGTGTCGATCGCAGAGCAGTACCATGTTGCTCTGGAGTACGTGTGCAAGGCGAATGGCGTTTTAAGCGCgcccggcggtgctgtcccgccaccaccttctGCCGCCGTGGAGACCTCGAAGAGGCGCGCGAGTTGCAGCTCACCCTTGCAAGGCAAAGgagaagcgcagcggcgcccaTCCTGCGATGCGGACGCGGCAAACGATCTGCCGGCTCCACCGCCACAGTGCGTCGTGCCGCTCAACCTCTTCGGCGACTTTCTCAGGACGCTTGCAGAGCCGCAGTTCTTGGAGCATCCCGCGTTGGATGTGCGACTCGTTCTTCCGAAGCTTCCGAGCCGTGAGCCCATCCTGCACGCTGGGTCCAGCATTGCTGCCATCGCACACACCATGGCAGAGGAGATTGCGTTTTTCTCGACCGTGGCTAAGGTTGGCGAGAACGACTTGATGGGCTACTATgggcagctgctgaagcgaCGCACGGCGGCCATCGCGATGGGCCGACGTCGCCACCCCGGCGagagcggcaccaccgccaccaccgaaGCTGCTACGATGGCCATGCATGCTGCCGGTGGATTGGCAGGGGGGcctgcggcggtgcaccgATGCGCAGCTTGCCGCCAGCTGGTTGCGCAGCCGGTGGTCGTCTTTTCGTGTCAGCACATGTACCACCCGGCCTGTGTGCTGCAGTACCTGAGGAAGTCACCGATGGACGCCTTCaccggtggaggaggtgcggccTTTGGTGGCCGCGCTGGGGGCGCCGTTTCCGTGatgcgcgacggcgcggcactCGCGTTGCCTGTGACATCCACTTCGGCGGCAGGGGCGGAGACGATGGAGGGGCAGCTCCGCAAGCTGCTAGTCTACTGCCGCGCGTGCCGTCAACACTCGGGCGAGCAGAGTTGA
- a CDS encoding U3 small nuclear ribonucleoprotein (snRNP),putative, giving the protein MRRSVIRTRKEFLERKQHERVHEAIHARKEQFRSALETATPLPGHLKKDALALKKFTELDDAQTRNLTTTVDDEYANAGQEDPHVLVTTSRNASQKLLEFAKEVRLIVPNAVRMNRGSLSVHQLMDAARKENYTDVLVLQESQGVPDSLIVSHLPLGPTVTFTIHNLVARHDIDDVGTMSEQYPHLIFENFSTKLGIRIKDVLRYLFPVPKADASRVLTFDNENDFISFRHHTFKREKGKKQVELTEVGPRFELTPYRIVLGTLEMDDAETEWVLQPYMNTAKKRRLL; this is encoded by the coding sequence ATGCGCCGTAGCGTCATTCGTACGCGCAAGGAGTTCCTCGAGCGCAAGCAGCACGAGCGCGTCCATGAGGCGATCCACGCACGCAAGGAGCAATTTCGCAGTGCGCTGGAGACAGCCACCCCGCTGCCCGGGCACCTCAAGAAggacgcgctggcgctgaaGAAGTTCACAGAGCTTGATGATGCGCAGACCCGAAAcctgacgacgacggtggaTGACGAGTACGCCAACGCCGGCCAGGAGGACCCGCACGTGCTCGTCACGACGTCCCGCAACGCGTCGCAGAAGCTGCTGGAGTTTGCGAAGGAGGTGCGGCTCATCGTGCCGAATGCCGTGCGCATGAATCGCGGTAGCCTCAGTGTGCATCAGCTCATGGACGCGGCCCGGAAGGAGAACTACACAGATGTGTTGGTGCTGCAGGAGTCGCAGGGTGTACCGGATAGCTTGATTGTTTCTCACCTCCCCCTAGGCCCCACCGTGACCTTCACTATTCACAACCTTGTAGCGCGCCACGACATTGACGACGTGGGCACCATGTCAGAGCAGTATCCGCATCTCATCTTCGAGAACTTCTCGACTAAGCTCGGTATCCGCATAAAGGACGTGCTGCGCTACCTCTTCCCCGTGCCCAAGGCCGACGCATCCCGCGTGCTGACCTTTGATAACGAGAACGACTTTATTAGCTTCCGTCACCACACCTTCAAGAGGGAAAAGGGCAAGAAGCAGGTGGAGCTGACGGAGGTAGGGCCGCGGTTTGAGTTGACCCCGTACCGCATCGTGCTCGGCACACTCGAGATGGACGACGCGGAGACGGAAtgggtgctgcagccgtaCATGAACACCGCGAAGAAGCGCCGGCTCTTGTAG